The following nucleotide sequence is from Sander vitreus isolate 19-12246 chromosome 11, sanVit1, whole genome shotgun sequence.
GGAGAAGGAGGGTGGTGGGTGGTGGTTGTGGCTTGCCTCGGGGTACGCCCTCTTGCGCGAAGAAGACAAGGAGGTGGATCCGGGAGGAGCGAGCGGAGTCCCTTCCACGCTGACCAGTCCTGGAGGACCACGTAGCAGGCTGCCGCCGCCGTTCCCGCTGTGCGTGTGTGGATGAGGGTGACTGTGCTTGTGGTGGCGATGGAGGTTGTGATCTGCTCCACGATGTTGTTTCTCCTTGCTCGCCAGTGGGCTGGAATGTTTGctcttgttgttgttggccGCCATGCCTTCGTCCGACGAGCTGTGGCGCTCCGACGATGAGACTTTAATCTTCATCTTGAGCTCATCTTTGCTTGGCTGTCCACTTTTATCCAGCTGGGAGCTGCTACCAGACCCAGGAACGGCCAGGCGGAGTTTAAGCGAGCCTTTGTCCCGTTTGTCACCGTGATGACGTCTATCTTGCCCTGAAGTTGAGGAGGGGACTTTCATTTTCATTGGGGAGGCAGTGGTGCTCCCGACACCACCGTGGGACGTTTGGTGGGGCTGTGAATGTTTTCTATGGTCCGCTTGGCTCGCAGAGGATGGTGCATAGGTAGAAGAGGAGAAAGGTAACATATCGCCCCTCGCATCACAATCCATATTTCCACCATGCGGTTCGTGACCGCGTTTCTGCCCAGAGACAGCCAGCtctgcagcttgtttctctctgtatttgtcCAGAGACAGCTTCTGAGCGGGCGACGGCTGTGGTGGAGGAGGCTGAGCTGGTGGCTGATGCTTGCCCACTCCGCTCCCAACAGGTCCTTTTTGTTCCTGTTTGATGACAGGGATGAAGTCTAGTGTTTTCTCAGTCTTGCATACCGGCAGATGCTGAAGCAAAGAGGAAGTGGAGGTCTGCAAGGACAGAGTCGGCTCTTGGATAGGGATGCTGAGGGGTTCCTGTTTTATACAGGTGGAAGGGTACCCTGTTTGGCTCTGGTTGCCCAGGGGCCACTCACTGTGGCTAGCTGGGTTGTACGTGCCAGCCAAGGAGTCCAATGACAGGGGTGCACCTCCGGATTGGCCAGGCATGGGCACGGTAAAGGGAGCTTTGGAAAAACTTGGGTTGGAGGAGGCGTCACCATGATCTTGGAGCATGGAAGGCCCAGCAAAGGAGTTGTCAGCCGACTGAGTGCTGTCACCCTTGGGCTTTTTGGCAGCTTGTGTCGCCTAGGGGATAAAATGAGTTGTGACACTGTTAGGAGTTTGGTTTTAGTTAGCAGTAAGCTCCCTGAAGGGGGTTTAACAGAAGATTTCTGTTCTATTCATATTTGTGATTTTTAAAGCTGGCACCAACCACTGCCGTAAAGTTCTTGGCCAAACTGGGGTGTAAATGTGTAGTTCCCATACTATGGttatttaaattgttttcaATTGTTGGGTAGTGTTTGATACTTGGGCCCTGTTCAGACACGGCATTAAAATGTGTCTTGGGTGATCTGATCACAAGTGGAGAGCTCTATGCAAGTCAGTTCACACCTGGCATTAGAATGCATCTCCACATGGGTCTTAAGTGACCACATATGATCGGATCTCACTTCCCCACGCTACATGCAAATGAACATGTAAATCATTTCCGTTAGTAAAGACCACATGCATTGTTGTATAACCAGCAAAGCATTTCCCATGCATAGTctgctggggaaaaaaaaaaagatatcaaAAAGATACAGACTGGGTCTCCTTGGCTTGTTCTGAGCAAACCAAAACACCAAAGATGTTTGACCCATGCATAATATCTCTCTGTGggcttttcaaaatgttcagacATTGAGGACAAAGCCAGTTTACGCAATTTGAAAACGCTCCGCTTACGCAGAGGATGCCAGTTGACTAATGTGCGCACACACTGCTAAACAACCTTGGAATGTGGTCCAAGTGGTCGAATCTCTATGCGTCCTCAATGTGTCTTGGGTGCATTCACACCTGTAcgtagagctgtccacttgtaaATAGATCACCCCAGAGGAACGTTAATGCCAGGTTTGAACAGGGCCTTAAGCTTTTTGGTAGTCTGAAAGATCTAAATTATGTGTAATGTAGCCATTTTGGTAACACCATCTACTTTGATACATCCCGCGCTAACACTTTAAAATTAAATTGACAAGCCACACGTCTTTCCAATGCATGTAACAGAGCAGCAGTGCATCCTACCCTCCAGTTTCGTATTCTCTTCAACCGACTGGGTGTTTTCTCCAGAATCTGCAGAAACTCGTGGGTCAACTCTACaaaaagaagacatacatgTTGTCACAAAACCACCTAAATTCTGCTACTACACAGACACTCCTTTACACCTCGTGACCTCGTATGTGAATTCTAATCCCCaagtaaatacaaaaacagccATATGGAAAACCTTACTAAATAATAGCAATATATAAGAAATTGCTTCACAGTTATTCACACTAAAATTTTATAGAAAAGCAAAAGGCATTATTCAATCTCACCATCAAGCAGCTCGAGGGTGACAGAGTCGTCCACGTACTCCCACCAGTGTTTCCCATCAGTGGACACTGGGATCTCCCAGTTGGACCACTTACACGCCAGGTGGATGCACACACAGGAGATCACTGTGGGCTTGTACTGGAGGCAGAAGGTAGTGAGGTGTAgactgcattgtgtgtgtgtgtgtgtgtgtgtgtgtgtgtgtgtgtgtgtgtgtgtgtgtgagagagagagagagaggatatgTGCAAGTGATGAGTGTGTGCAAGAAAGAGTGAATGTTTCGCATATGTGAGGATATAGGAATGTGAGTTGATTCAGGCCAGGCGTTGTCCCGATTGGTCCAACATAtgtagaaaagagagaaaaaacacaagAGGGAGCGGACAGTTTTAATTTACTGTAGGGATTGGTTGCTAAAAATAAGCCATTATTTGATTGTGTTGATACATTGAACTCTGTCTGATAATGTAACATGTCAAACCCAGGTCACAATACAGGTGATACAATACAGGTCTCTAATAACGTCATGATTCATGTGGACATAATTCCCAGTGTGCTTAAAAAAGTAAGCATCCAATTGTGTCATGCAATAATAATTTATGTTTTAAGGAACCTGGCTGTTTTAAATGCTAAGACACGAAAACCAAAGCGAGGGTAGTGGGGAGGGGCACGTGTAGTAGCTAAGTGCAGTCGGCCCATTGTGAAACCCTGAACCCTGAGGCCAGCCATCTGACAGTTACATCATTGTACAGTTAACTGACGAGGGGCTGCTCCTACAACCCTCTGTATGGGTCTCTGggactgtgttaaaaaaaaaggatgaaccTAGTGGGCCCTCCACATCAATGGCTACAACGGGGCACTAGCGCTGACAGTATTGCGACGTGAACGCATGGTCTCAACACAGAGCCTTCCTAAATTGAAATATCGTAGCTAATCTGACCTATGACTCAAGGGTAAAAATCATAATTTGATAAGTGCAAAATCGTTCTGCAACAGTAAAACTGCAAGAGTCAACAGTAATGCAAGCAGAACAACGTACTCAAAAATCACATCAACAGTAAATGGCcaccatttattttaaagcttaAATGTAGACAAAACCCGCTACTGCACCACTAAAggctttgtttctttgttagCTCACTCACGGTGAACCAAGTATTAATATCGCAAAAGCACCAACGGTTGTTTTTTTAGAATGAAAGTAGGTTCCCCACAATCATTTATCGGACACTTAAGCAATGAATATACTATTGTAATCCCACTGCATGAAAAGTAAAGATTCTTAACAAAAACCTAGCCCATGATATAGCTAGATTCAACTGCAATGTCTCAGCCTGAAgcggtataaaaaaaaaaaaaaaaagaactagcCATAACTTTGCAGCGCTGCATTTTAAAACACTTTTGGTTAGAGCTGGCTGGTAACCTTCTACTGGGAGACAAGTACAATGTCTGGAGTCTGGTCTGTCAGATTACAGCAGCCTTAAACAAAGCTAGCAGTCACAGCCAACCTTTACAGCCATTAGGCTAATGACATTTAAAACCCCACCTCAGATGGATTTAAACATCTTAAACCCTTAGAAACATTAGGAATGAGTATTCTTGACGGAGTCAATCCGTTTAGTATTGGGCTATTTTAAGAACTGGCATTTGCTACGGCTTGCACTTCAAACACCGTTCACAGTCAGCATCCAGACATTGTCAACTGTTTTGAAGTAACTGAAGTTAATTAGATTAATGTGAATTCCTTTCCAACACCGTTGAATATTAACAAACCCTTTAAGGACCCAGTTTCCCCACTAAAAGAACGTTTTGTCCttgctttagaaaaaaaaaaaaatcacaatcacCAAATGCATTTTAATTAGTATGAGAGATACTCAAATAATTATACTCATTACCTTAGTTATAGTATTACACATACTCAGGTCCTTAATGGGtcgtaattatgtttttttgggcATGTTTTACATGAGCTACATGTACGATAGAATGTTTTAGAAAAGCCAGAGAATATGTGCATTTAAagacatttaataaaaaaagataacaaaTATTTGAGGAGATGCATTTTGAACAAATGGATAtgaaaaagaacatttaaaaagtgtATTTGCGGTACTTACCGGAAAGACCTCTACGAGAAATGTTTACATCTGTGAAATCTTTAGCTGCTATTCAGGCTACCAAAGTGTCTTTCTTTTAGAATTATGCACTTTTCGCAACCGAACAAACATGTGGGTTTCAAGCGCACCACTACACTCCACACCTTGCATTCA
It contains:
- the ccnt2a gene encoding cyclin-T2a isoform X1; translation: MAACRGSSSKWFFTREQLETTPSRRCGVEPDRELSYRQQAANLIQDMGQRLNVSQLTINTAIVYMHRFYMHHSFTKFHRNIISPTTLFLAAKVEEQPRKLEHVIKVAHACLNPQEPPLDTKSNAYLQQAQELVILESIVLQTLGFEITIDHPHTDVVKCSQLVRASKDLAQTSYFMATNSLHLTTFCLQYKPTVISCVCIHLACKWSNWEIPVSTDGKHWWEYVDDSVTLELLDELTHEFLQILEKTPSRLKRIRNWRATQAAKKPKGDSTQSADNSFAGPSMLQDHGDASSNPSFSKAPFTVPMPGQSGGAPLSLDSLAGTYNPASHSEWPLGNQSQTGYPSTCIKQEPLSIPIQEPTLSLQTSTSSLLQHLPVCKTEKTLDFIPVIKQEQKGPVGSGVGKHQPPAQPPPPQPSPAQKLSLDKYREKQAAELAVSGQKRGHEPHGGNMDCDARGDMLPFSSSTYAPSSASQADHRKHSQPHQTSHGGVGSTTASPMKMKVPSSTSGQDRRHHGDKRDKGSLKLRLAVPGSGSSSQLDKSGQPSKDELKMKIKVSSSERHSSSDEGMAANNNKSKHSSPLASKEKQHRGADHNLHRHHKHSHPHPHTHSGNGGGSLLRGPPGLVSVEGTPLAPPGSTSLSSSRKRAYPEASHNHHPPPSFSTSCSKVSKISKGGTGAAGTTSFSLPFSPPCSSPVLQCVSSGLQLYG
- the ccnt2a gene encoding cyclin-T2a isoform X2, whose protein sequence is MAACRGSSSKWFFTREQLETTPSRRCGVEPDRELSYRQQAANLIQDMGQRLNVSQLTINTAIVYMHRFYMHHSFTKFHRNIISPTTLFLAAKVEEQPRKLEHVIKVAHACLNPQEPPLDTKSNAYLQQAQELVILESIVLQTLGFEITIDHPHTDVVKCSQLVRASKDLAQTSYFMATNSLHLTTFCLQYKPTVISCVCIHLACKWSNWEIPVSTDGKHWWEYVDDSVTLELLDELTHEFLQILEKTPSRLKRIRNWRATQAAKKPKGDSTQSADNSFAGPSMLQDHGDASSNPSFSKAPFTVPMPGQSGGAPLSLDSLAGTYNPASHSEWPLGNQSQTGYPSTCIKQEPLSIPIQEPTLSLQTSTSSLLQHLPVCKTEKTLDFIPVIKQEQKGPVGSGVGKHQPPAQPPPPQPSPAQKLSLDKYREKQAAELAVSGQKRGHEPHGGNMDCDARGDMLPFSSSTYAPSSASQADHRKHSQPHQTSHGGVGSTTASPMKMKVPSSTSGQDRRHHGDKRDKGSLKLRLAVPGSGSSSQLDKSGQPSKDELKMKIKVSSSERHSSSDEGMAANNNKSKHSSPLASKEKQHRGADHNLHRHHKHSHPHPHTHSGNGGGSLLRGPPGLVSVEGTPLAPPGSTSLSSSRKRAYPEASHNHHPPPSFSTSCSKVSKISKGGTGAAGGLRTSQQYPPPSESPHEVGEQRH